The Microcebus murinus isolate Inina chromosome 4, M.murinus_Inina_mat1.0, whole genome shotgun sequence genome has a segment encoding these proteins:
- the RCN1 gene encoding reticulocalbin-1 — translation MARGGRGRRLGLALGLLLLVLAPRALRAKPTVRKERVVRPDSELGERPPEDNQSFQYDHEAFLGKEDSKTFDQLTPDESKERLGKIVDRIDNDGDGFVTTEELKTWIKRVQKRYIYDNVAKVWKDYDRDKDEKISWEEYKQATYGYYLGNPAELDDSPDHQTFKKMLPRDERRFKAADQDGDLTATREEFTAFLHPEEFEHMKEIVVLETLEDIDKNRDGFVDQDEYIADMFSHEENGPEPDWVVSEREQFNEFRDLNKDGKLDKDEIRHWILPQDYDHAQAEARHLVYESDTNKDEKLTKEEILENWNMFVGSQATNYGEDLTKNHDEL, via the exons ATGGCGCGCGGTGGCCGCGGCCGCCGCCTGGGGCTcgccctggggctgctgctgctggtgctggcGCCGCGGGCGCTGCGGGCCAAGCCCACGGTGCGCAAGGAGCGCGTGGTGCGGCCCGACTCGGAGCTGGGCGAGCGGCCGCCCGAGGACAACCAGAGCTTCCAGTACGACCACGAGGCCTTCCTGGGCAAGGAGGACTCCAAGACCTTCGATCAGCTCACCCCGGACGAGAGCAAGGAGAGGCTGGG gAAGATTGTTGATCGAATTGACAATGATGGGGATGGCTTTGTCACCACCGAGGAGCTAAAAACCTGGATCAAACGGGTGCAGAAAAGATACATCTACGATAATGTCGCTAAAGTCTGGAAGGATTATGATAGGgacaaagatgagaaaatttcCTGGGAAGAATACAAACAAGCCACGTACGGTTACTACCTAG GAAACCCCGCAGAGCTTGATGATTCTCCAGAtcatcaaacttttaaaaagatgctgCCACGTGATGAAAGAAGGTTCAAGGCTGCGGACCAGGATGGTGACCTGACAGCTACCCGGGAGGAGTTTACCGCCTTTCTGCACCCTGAGGAGTTTGAGCATATGAAGGAAATTGTGGTTTTG GAAACTCTGGAGGACATTGACAAGAACAGGGATGGGTTTGTGGATCAGGATGAGTACATTG CGGATATGTTTTCCCACGAGGAGAATGGCCCTGAGCCGGACTGGGTGGTGTCGGAACGGGAGCAGTTTAATGAATTCCGGGATCTGAACAAGGACGGGAAGTTGGACAAAGATGAGATTCGCCACTGGATCCTCCCTCAAGATTATGACCACGCACAGGCCGAGGCCAGGCACCTGGTGTATGAGTCAGACACAAACAAG GATGAGAAGCTAACTAAAGAGGAGATCTTGGAGAACTGGAACATGTTTGTTGGAAGCCAAGCTACCAATTATGGGGAAGATCTCACAAAAAATCATGATGAACTTTGA